Proteins encoded in a region of the Roseateles sp. SL47 genome:
- the fdxH gene encoding formate dehydrogenase subunit beta, giving the protein MSSLQSLDIAKRSATTTPSPDARRQVIEVAKLIDVSSCIGCKACQVACMQWNDLRDEVGHNVGVYDNPADLSPQSWTVMRFSEVEVQQDRLEWLIRKDGCMHCEDPGCLKSCPSPGAIIKYQNGIVDFISEHCVGCGNCVTGCPFDVPRISKVDNKAYKCSLCSDRVGVGLEPACVKACPTGAIRFGSKEDMHEFAEERIVDLKERGYDKAGVYDPQGVGGTHVMYVLQHADQPELYHGLPKDPKISPLVSLWKGAAKPLAVAAMIGAAVAGFFHYMKVGPIESGHDNPDEDEELADERARSEAHKAPRG; this is encoded by the coding sequence ATGTCCTCGCTTCAATCGCTCGATATCGCGAAGCGCTCGGCCACGACCACGCCCAGCCCTGACGCCCGCCGCCAGGTCATCGAGGTGGCCAAGCTCATCGACGTGTCCTCCTGCATCGGTTGCAAGGCCTGCCAGGTGGCCTGCATGCAGTGGAACGACCTCCGCGACGAGGTCGGTCACAACGTCGGTGTGTACGACAACCCCGCAGACCTGTCGCCGCAGTCCTGGACGGTGATGCGCTTCTCCGAGGTGGAGGTCCAGCAGGACCGCCTTGAATGGCTGATCCGCAAGGACGGCTGCATGCACTGTGAGGACCCAGGCTGCCTCAAGAGCTGCCCGTCCCCGGGGGCGATCATCAAATACCAGAACGGTATTGTTGATTTCATCTCGGAACACTGCGTGGGCTGTGGCAACTGCGTCACCGGCTGCCCGTTCGATGTGCCGCGCATCTCCAAGGTCGACAACAAGGCGTACAAGTGCAGCCTCTGTTCCGACCGTGTGGGTGTGGGCCTGGAACCGGCCTGCGTGAAGGCCTGCCCGACTGGCGCCATCCGCTTCGGTTCCAAGGAAGACATGCATGAGTTCGCCGAAGAACGCATTGTCGACCTGAAGGAACGCGGCTACGACAAGGCCGGCGTCTACGACCCGCAGGGCGTGGGTGGGACGCACGTCATGTATGTGCTGCAGCATGCGGACCAGCCGGAGCTCTACCACGGCCTGCCCAAGGACCCCAAGATCAGCCCGTTGGTCTCCTTGTGGAAGGGCGCGGCCAAGCCCTTGGCTGTTGCGGCCATGATTGGCGCTGCGGTGGCGGGCTTCTTCCACTACATGAAGGTGGGTCCGATCGAATCGGGGCATGACAACCCCGATGAGGACGAAGAACTGGCCGATGAACGTGCGCGCAGTGAGGCGCACAAAGCCCCGCGCGGCTGA
- a CDS encoding formate dehydrogenase subunit gamma, protein MLQRYPDAQRMNHWLIALLFFGAGLSGLAFFHPSLFFLSNLFGGGPWARILHPYMGLLMVLAFAVLALQLWKQNRWTASDTEWVRHSKDMLAGDKSNMPPAGKYNAGQKGIFWLMVVCLVVLLVTGFMFWHAWFPEGNILMRRMAVLLHAAAATGLILGVIVHIYAAIWVKGTIRAMTRGTVTETWAKHNHPLWYKEVKERPRA, encoded by the coding sequence ATGTTGCAACGCTATCCTGACGCACAGCGGATGAACCACTGGCTCATCGCCCTGCTGTTCTTCGGTGCCGGCCTGTCCGGCCTGGCCTTCTTCCATCCCAGCCTGTTCTTTCTGAGCAATCTGTTCGGCGGCGGCCCCTGGGCCCGCATCCTGCATCCCTACATGGGGCTGCTGATGGTGCTGGCCTTTGCGGTGCTGGCCCTGCAGCTCTGGAAGCAGAACCGCTGGACCGCCAGCGACACCGAGTGGGTGCGCCACAGCAAGGACATGCTGGCCGGGGACAAGTCCAACATGCCGCCGGCTGGCAAGTACAACGCCGGCCAGAAGGGCATCTTCTGGCTGATGGTGGTGTGCCTGGTGGTGCTGCTGGTGACCGGGTTCATGTTCTGGCATGCCTGGTTCCCGGAAGGCAACATCCTGATGCGCCGGATGGCCGTGCTGCTGCATGCGGCGGCGGCCACCGGGCTGATCCTGGGTGTCATCGTGCATATTTATGCTGCGATCTGGGTGAAGGGCACCATCCGCGCCATGACCCGTGGTACGGTCACTGAAACCTGGGCCAAGCACAACCACCCGCTGTGGTACAAGGAAGTCAAGGAGCGTCCGCGCGCATGA